One region of Enterobacter ludwigii genomic DNA includes:
- the hypE gene encoding hydrogenase expression/formation protein HypE: MSTVEMAHGSGGQAMQQLISRLFMEAFNNPWLAEQEDQARIDLATLTAQGDRLAFSTDSYVIDPLFFPGGDIGKLAVCGTANDVAVSGAVPRYLSCGFILEEGLPMETLTAVVNSMAQTAREAGIAIVTGDTKVVQRGAADKLFINTAGMGAIPANIHWGAQQLNVGDVLLVTGTLGCHGATILNLREGLGLDGELRSDCAVLTPLIQTLRTIPGVKALRDATRGGVNAVVHEFAASCGWGIELSERSLPVKPAVRGLCELLGLDPLNFANEGKLVIGVERHVADVVLNMLHAHPLGKEAAIIGEVVERKGVRLTGIFGVKRTLDLPHAEPLPRIC, encoded by the coding sequence ATGAGCACGGTGGAAATGGCGCATGGCAGCGGTGGACAGGCAATGCAGCAGCTGATTAGCAGGCTGTTTATGGAGGCTTTTAACAACCCCTGGCTCGCTGAGCAGGAAGACCAGGCGCGTATTGATCTGGCAACCCTCACCGCGCAAGGCGACAGGCTGGCGTTCTCCACCGACAGCTATGTGATTGACCCGCTGTTCTTCCCGGGCGGCGATATCGGCAAGCTCGCCGTCTGCGGCACGGCAAACGACGTCGCCGTCAGCGGTGCCGTTCCGCGCTACCTCTCCTGCGGGTTTATCCTCGAAGAGGGATTGCCGATGGAGACGCTCACAGCAGTGGTCAACAGTATGGCGCAGACCGCTCGCGAGGCGGGGATTGCCATCGTCACAGGTGATACCAAAGTGGTGCAGCGCGGCGCAGCCGACAAGCTGTTCATCAACACCGCCGGCATGGGGGCGATCCCTGCCAATATTCACTGGGGGGCACAACAGCTTAACGTCGGCGACGTGCTTCTCGTAACAGGAACGCTGGGCTGTCATGGAGCGACTATCCTTAACCTGCGCGAAGGTTTAGGGCTGGATGGCGAACTGCGCAGCGACTGCGCGGTGCTCACCCCGCTTATTCAGACACTGCGTACCATTCCGGGCGTAAAAGCCCTTCGCGACGCCACCCGTGGCGGCGTGAATGCCGTGGTACATGAGTTCGCGGCAAGCTGCGGGTGGGGTATTGAACTTAGCGAGCGAAGTCTGCCTGTTAAACCTGCCGTTCGCGGCCTGTGTGAATTATTGGGCCTTGATCCACTCAATTTTGCCAACGAAGGCAAGCTGGTGATCGGCGTTGAACGCCACGTCGCTGACGTGGTACTGAACATGCTGCATGCGCATCCTTTAGGGAAAGAAGCCGCCATTATTGGTGAAGTGGTTGAGCGCAAAGGGGTGCGCCTGACCGGGATTTTCGGCGTGAAACGTACGCTGGATCTGCCGCACGCTGAACCTTTACCCCGTATTTGCTAG
- the hypD gene encoding hydrogenase formation protein HypD produces MRYVDEYRAPEQVMQLIEHLKTRAALLDYSAAKPLRIMEVCGGHTHAIFKFGLDQLLPENIEFIHGPGCPVCVLPMGRIDSCIEIASQPDVIFCTFGDAMRVPGKNGSLLQAKARGADIRIVYSPMDALTLAADNPTRKIVFFGLGFETTMPATAITLQQARSRNIKNFFFFCQHITLIPTLRSLLEEPGNGIDAFLAPGHVSMVIGTDAYGFIAEQYNRPLVVAGFEPLDLLQGVTMLVEQKIAALSTVENQYRRVVPDAGNTRAQQAIAEVFSVEGDSEWRGLGLIAESGVRLTPAYQSFDAEAHFHPQPQQVCDDPRSRCGEVLTGKCKPHQCPLFGNTCNPQTAFGALMVSSEGACAAWYQYRNQECEA; encoded by the coding sequence ATGCGTTACGTTGATGAATACCGCGCGCCAGAACAAGTGATGCAGCTTATCGAACACCTGAAAACGCGAGCAGCCCTGCTGGACTACAGCGCAGCAAAACCGCTGCGCATTATGGAAGTGTGCGGTGGGCATACCCATGCCATCTTCAAATTTGGTCTCGACCAGCTTCTGCCAGAGAACATCGAGTTTATTCACGGCCCTGGCTGTCCGGTGTGTGTTCTGCCAATGGGACGAATCGACAGCTGTATCGAAATCGCCAGCCAGCCCGACGTCATTTTTTGCACCTTTGGCGACGCGATGCGTGTGCCAGGGAAAAATGGTTCACTATTGCAGGCTAAAGCGCGCGGAGCGGACATCCGGATCGTCTACTCTCCGATGGATGCCCTGACGCTGGCAGCGGATAATCCCACCCGTAAAATCGTGTTTTTCGGTCTCGGTTTTGAAACCACCATGCCGGCCACGGCAATCACGCTACAGCAGGCCAGATCCCGCAACATCAAGAACTTTTTCTTTTTCTGCCAGCACATTACGCTCATCCCCACGCTGCGTAGCCTGCTGGAAGAACCGGGTAACGGCATTGACGCTTTTCTGGCACCGGGCCATGTCAGCATGGTCATCGGTACAGACGCCTACGGTTTTATTGCTGAACAGTACAACCGTCCATTAGTGGTGGCTGGTTTCGAACCTCTTGATCTACTGCAAGGCGTGACCATGCTGGTTGAGCAGAAAATAGCAGCCCTGAGTACGGTGGAAAATCAGTACCGCCGCGTCGTGCCCGACGCAGGCAATACACGCGCTCAGCAAGCCATTGCGGAGGTGTTTAGCGTCGAAGGCGACAGTGAATGGCGCGGCCTGGGACTGATTGCCGAATCCGGCGTGCGTCTGACGCCTGCGTATCAATCATTCGATGCTGAAGCGCATTTCCATCCGCAACCACAACAGGTTTGCGACGATCCCCGGTCTCGCTGCGGCGAGGTCCTCACGGGCAAGTGCAAACCTCATCAATGCCCGTTATTTGGCAACACCTGTAACCCGCAAACGGCGTTTGGCGCGCTGATGGTCTCCTCAGAAGGAGCGTGTGCCGCGTGGTATCAGTATCGCAATCAGGAGTGTGAAGCATGA
- a CDS encoding 4Fe-4S dicluster domain-containing protein has product MNRFVIADSTVCIGCRTCEAACSETHRLHGLQSMPRLHIMRNEKESAPQLCHHCEDAPCAGVCPVNAITRVDGAVQLNESLCVSCKLCGIACPFGAIEFSGSRPLHIPANANTPKAPPAPPAPAKVSTLLDWVPGIRAVAVKCDLCSFDEQGPACVRTCPTKALILVNIRDIARTSKRKRELTINSDFGDLSLLQALNEEAK; this is encoded by the coding sequence GTGAACCGTTTTGTAATTGCTGACTCGACGGTCTGTATTGGCTGTCGAACCTGTGAGGCGGCGTGTTCGGAAACGCATCGCCTGCATGGGTTGCAGTCCATGCCGCGTCTGCACATCATGCGTAATGAAAAAGAGTCTGCCCCGCAGCTCTGTCATCACTGTGAAGATGCCCCTTGCGCGGGTGTTTGCCCTGTGAATGCCATCACTCGCGTTGATGGCGCTGTCCAGCTGAACGAAAGCCTGTGCGTGAGCTGCAAGCTGTGCGGCATTGCCTGCCCGTTCGGCGCGATTGAATTTTCCGGCAGCCGCCCGCTGCATATTCCGGCTAATGCCAACACGCCGAAAGCCCCTCCTGCGCCCCCGGCCCCCGCGAAGGTAAGTACGCTGCTTGACTGGGTCCCCGGCATTCGTGCCGTCGCGGTGAAATGCGACCTGTGCAGCTTTGATGAGCAAGGTCCAGCGTGCGTACGCACCTGCCCGACCAAAGCGCTGATTCTGGTTAACATCCGCGATATCGCCCGCACCAGCAAGCGTAAACGTGAGCTGACCATCAATAGCGATTTTGGCGATCTTTCGCTTCTGCAGGCGCTTAATGAGGAGGCGAAATGA
- a CDS encoding formate hydrogenlyase complex iron-sulfur subunit yields MFTFIKKVIKTGAVTSSYPLEPMPVNKNFRGKPEHNPQQCIGCAACVNACPSNALTVETDLKTGELAWQFNLGRCIFCGRCEEVCPTVAIRLSQEYELAVWKKEDFLQQSRFELCNCRVCKRPFAVQKEIDYAIALLQHNGDARAEHHRESFETCPECKRQKCLLPSDRIDITRHMREAS; encoded by the coding sequence ATGTTTACCTTTATTAAAAAAGTCATCAAAACCGGCGCGGTAACCAGCAGTTATCCGCTGGAGCCGATGCCGGTGAATAAAAACTTTCGCGGTAAGCCGGAACACAATCCGCAGCAGTGCATCGGCTGCGCGGCCTGTGTAAACGCCTGTCCGTCGAATGCCCTGACGGTGGAAACGGACCTCAAAACCGGTGAACTGGCCTGGCAGTTTAACCTCGGGCGCTGCATCTTCTGTGGCCGCTGCGAAGAGGTCTGCCCGACGGTCGCAATCCGCTTGTCACAGGAATACGAGCTGGCGGTATGGAAGAAAGAAGACTTCCTGCAGCAGTCGCGCTTTGAACTGTGTAACTGTCGCGTCTGCAAGCGTCCATTCGCCGTGCAAAAAGAGATCGACTATGCCATCGCGCTGTTGCAGCACAATGGAGACGCTCGTGCAGAGCATCATCGTGAAAGCTTTGAAACCTGCCCGGAGTGTAAGCGTCAGAAGTGCCTGCTGCCGTCCGACCGCATTGATATTACCCGCCATATGAGAGAGGCCAGCTGA
- a CDS encoding HypC/HybG/HupF family hydrogenase formation chaperone, producing the protein MCIGVPGQIHAIDGNQARVDVCGLLRDVDLTLVGSVDETGASRLGQWVLVHVGFAMSVINEAEARDTLDALQNMFDVEPDVGALLYGEER; encoded by the coding sequence ATGTGCATAGGCGTACCGGGACAAATTCACGCCATTGACGGGAATCAGGCCAGAGTGGATGTGTGTGGATTATTACGCGATGTAGACCTGACGCTGGTCGGCAGTGTTGATGAAACTGGCGCTTCACGCCTCGGCCAGTGGGTGCTGGTGCACGTGGGGTTTGCCATGAGCGTGATTAACGAAGCGGAAGCGCGCGACACGCTCGATGCGCTGCAAAATATGTTCGACGTAGAGCCTGACGTGGGCGCTCTGCTGTACGGCGAGGAGCGATAG
- the hycC gene encoding formate hydrogenlyase subunit 3, translated as MNAITMINSAVAYFTAAAVLALIFSLHKTLSGWIAGIGGAVGSLMTLAAGGVVLLGGQSVEAVMPLIRHTVEITPLNAIWLVTFGLCGLFISLFNIDWHRHQNIKANGLLINLLLATAVCTVIASNLGALVVMAEIMALCGVFLTGCSASGKLWFALGRLGTLLLALACWLVWQRFGTLDFSALNGHPLGNDVWLLGVIGFGLLAGIIPLHGWVPQAHANASAPAAALFSVVVMKVGLFGILAITLTGGQPPLWWGVVLLIAGMITAFVGGLYALMEHNIQRLLAYHTLENIGIILLGIGAGVTGLALNQPALIAAGFIGGLYHLINHSLFKSTLFLGAGSVWFRTSHRDIEKLGGIGKKMPVISLAMLVGLMAMAALPPLNGFAGEWVIYQSFFALGQSEAFIARLLGPLLAVGLAITGALAVMCMAKVYGVTFLGAPRTREAENACCAPVLMGGSVVALALCCIAGGVAAPWLLPLLGSAIPLPLTVANTTVSQPMIALLLIAAPLLPFILMLFFKRDRLASRSRGAAWACGYEHEQSMVITAHGFAMPVKENFAAVLKLRHWLNPVAWIPGWQSAAVPALFRRLAVIELAVLVVIVISRGA; from the coding sequence ATGAACGCCATAACCATGATCAACAGCGCCGTGGCGTACTTTACCGCCGCCGCAGTACTGGCGCTGATCTTCTCTTTGCATAAAACCCTGAGCGGCTGGATCGCCGGAATCGGCGGGGCGGTCGGTAGCCTGATGACGCTGGCGGCGGGCGGTGTCGTCCTGCTCGGTGGTCAATCCGTAGAGGCCGTGATGCCGCTGATTCGCCACACCGTGGAGATTACGCCGCTAAATGCCATCTGGCTGGTGACGTTTGGCCTGTGCGGTCTGTTTATCAGTCTGTTCAATATTGACTGGCACCGCCATCAGAATATTAAAGCCAACGGCCTGCTGATTAACCTGCTGCTGGCAACGGCGGTCTGTACCGTTATTGCCAGTAACCTCGGGGCGCTGGTGGTGATGGCGGAAATCATGGCGTTGTGTGGTGTCTTCCTGACGGGCTGCAGCGCCTCCGGCAAACTGTGGTTTGCGCTGGGCCGTCTCGGGACGCTGCTGCTGGCGCTGGCCTGCTGGCTGGTGTGGCAGCGCTTCGGCACGCTGGACTTCTCGGCACTCAACGGCCATCCGCTGGGGAATGACGTCTGGCTGCTGGGCGTGATTGGCTTTGGCCTGCTCGCCGGGATCATCCCGCTGCACGGCTGGGTGCCGCAGGCGCATGCGAATGCCTCCGCACCTGCTGCCGCGCTGTTTTCTGTGGTGGTGATGAAGGTCGGTCTGTTCGGCATTTTGGCAATTACGCTGACCGGCGGCCAGCCGCCGCTGTGGTGGGGCGTCGTGCTGCTGATCGCCGGGATGATCACGGCGTTCGTCGGCGGTCTGTACGCCCTGATGGAGCATAATATCCAGCGTCTTCTGGCGTACCACACGCTGGAAAATATCGGCATCATCCTGCTCGGTATTGGCGCGGGCGTGACCGGGTTAGCGCTCAATCAACCGGCGCTGATTGCCGCCGGTTTTATCGGCGGTCTCTATCACCTGATTAACCATAGCCTGTTTAAAAGCACGCTGTTCCTGGGGGCGGGGAGCGTCTGGTTCCGCACTAGCCATCGCGATATCGAAAAGCTTGGCGGCATTGGCAAAAAGATGCCCGTGATTTCACTGGCGATGCTGGTCGGTCTGATGGCGATGGCGGCGCTGCCGCCGCTCAACGGCTTTGCCGGGGAGTGGGTGATCTATCAGTCCTTCTTCGCGCTCGGCCAGAGCGAAGCGTTTATCGCCCGTCTGCTGGGGCCGCTTCTGGCGGTCGGGCTGGCGATTACCGGGGCGCTGGCGGTGATGTGTATGGCGAAAGTCTACGGCGTCACCTTCCTCGGCGCGCCGCGCACCCGCGAAGCTGAAAACGCCTGCTGTGCACCGGTGTTGATGGGGGGGAGCGTGGTTGCGCTGGCGCTGTGCTGCATCGCGGGCGGCGTGGCCGCACCGTGGCTGCTGCCGCTGCTGGGAAGCGCTATTCCGCTGCCGCTGACCGTCGCGAATACCACCGTCTCTCAGCCGATGATTGCGCTGCTGCTGATTGCCGCGCCGCTGCTGCCATTCATTCTGATGCTGTTCTTCAAACGCGACCGACTTGCCTCCCGCTCGCGCGGTGCGGCGTGGGCCTGCGGTTATGAACATGAACAATCAATGGTGATCACCGCCCACGGCTTTGCCATGCCGGTGAAAGAGAACTTTGCTGCCGTGCTGAAGCTGCGCCACTGGTTGAACCCGGTGGCCTGGATCCCTGGCTGGCAGAGCGCTGCTGTGCCTGCGCTGTTCCGCCGTCTGGCCGTTATCGAGCTGGCGGTGCTGGTAGTGATTGTGATTTCACGAGGAGCCTGA
- a CDS encoding NADH-quinone oxidoreductase subunit B family protein, with product MENLLGPRDDNGIPVPMTVDESIASMKASLLKKIKRSAYVYRVDCGGCNGCEIEIFATLSPLFDAERFGIKVVPSPRHADILLFTGAVTRAMRSPALRAWQSAPDPKICISYGACGNSGGIFHDLYCVWGGTDKIVPVDVYIPGCPPTPAATLYGFAMALGLLEQKIHAREPGELDNQPATILHPDMVQPLRVKVDRTARKLAGYRYGRQIADDYLRLLSQGEHQVARWLEAENDPRLNEIVANLNNIVEEARIR from the coding sequence ATGGAAAACCTACTGGGCCCGCGCGACGATAACGGCATTCCGGTGCCGATGACGGTGGATGAGTCCATCGCCAGCATGAAGGCGTCGCTGCTGAAAAAAATCAAACGCTCGGCCTATGTCTACCGCGTGGACTGCGGCGGCTGCAACGGCTGCGAGATTGAGATCTTCGCCACCCTGTCGCCGTTGTTTGACGCCGAGCGTTTCGGCATCAAAGTTGTACCGTCTCCGCGCCATGCCGACATTTTGCTGTTTACCGGCGCCGTCACCCGCGCCATGCGCTCGCCTGCGCTGCGCGCCTGGCAATCTGCGCCTGACCCGAAAATCTGTATCTCGTACGGAGCCTGTGGCAACAGCGGCGGCATTTTCCACGATCTGTATTGCGTCTGGGGTGGCACTGACAAAATCGTGCCGGTGGATGTTTACATTCCGGGCTGCCCACCGACACCTGCCGCAACGCTGTACGGTTTTGCCATGGCGCTTGGCCTGCTGGAGCAGAAAATTCATGCTCGTGAACCTGGGGAGCTTGATAACCAGCCTGCGACCATCCTGCACCCGGACATGGTGCAGCCGCTGCGGGTGAAGGTCGATCGCACGGCGCGCAAACTGGCGGGCTATCGCTATGGTCGCCAGATTGCCGACGATTACCTGCGTCTGCTGAGTCAGGGTGAGCATCAGGTGGCTCGCTGGCTGGAGGCGGAGAACGATCCGCGTTTGAATGAGATTGTGGCAAACCTGAACAACATCGTGGAAGAGGCGCGTATCCGATGA
- the hycA gene encoding formate hydrogenlyase regulator HycA — protein MTIWEISEKADYIAQRHQQLQDQWHLYCNSLVQGITLSKARLHHAMSCAAQGDMRFVLFGHFTINVTLADNFNSHTIEYYLETKDGEKQCIAKAQLMADGMVDGHVSNRDRQQVLEHYLEKIAPVYDGLYAAVEHDLPVNLAQLMDGHASANVA, from the coding sequence ATGACTATTTGGGAAATCAGCGAAAAAGCGGATTACATCGCGCAGCGCCATCAGCAATTACAGGACCAGTGGCACCTGTACTGCAACTCTCTGGTTCAGGGCATCACCCTGTCGAAAGCACGTCTTCACCACGCAATGAGCTGCGCGGCACAAGGTGATATGCGCTTTGTCCTCTTCGGCCATTTCACCATCAACGTTACCCTGGCGGATAACTTCAACAGCCACACCATCGAGTACTACCTCGAGACAAAAGATGGTGAAAAACAGTGTATTGCGAAGGCACAGCTGATGGCAGACGGCATGGTGGATGGTCACGTCAGTAACCGCGATCGCCAGCAGGTGCTGGAGCACTATCTGGAAAAAATTGCGCCAGTTTATGACGGTTTATACGCCGCCGTTGAACACGATCTCCCGGTCAATCTGGCGCAGTTGATGGATGGGCATGCCTCAGCGAATGTGGCCTGA
- the hycE gene encoding formate hydrogenlyase subunit HycE, giving the protein MSEEKKGQQYLAALHQAFPGVVLEESWQTKDQITVTVKVNYLPEVVEFLYYQQGGWLSVLFGNDERQLCGNYAVYYVMSMEQFEKCWLTVRVEVDPNKPEYPSVTPRVPAAVWGEREVRDMYGLVPVGLPDERRLVLPDDWPDELYPLRKDSMDYRQRPAPTTDSETYEFINELGSKKNNVVPIGPLHVTSDEPGHFRLFVDGENIIDADYRLFYVHRGMEKLAETRMGYNEVTFLSDRVCGICGFAHSTAYTTSVENGMGIVVPERAQMIRAILLEVERLHSHLLNLGLACHFVGFDSGFMQFFRVREASMKMAEILTGARKTYGLNLIGGIRRDLLKDDMIQTRQLAQQMRRDVQELVDMLLSTPNIEQRTVGIGRLDPEIARDFSNVGPMVRASGHARDTRADHPFVGYGLLPMTVHSEQGCDVISRLKVRINEVFTALNMIDFGLDNLPGGPLMVEGFTYIPNRFALGFAEAPRGDDIHWSMTGDNQKLYRWRCRAATYANWPTLRYMLRGNTVSDAPLIIGSLDPCYSCTDRMTVVDVRKKKSQVVPYKELERYSIERKNSPLK; this is encoded by the coding sequence ATGTCTGAAGAAAAGAAAGGTCAGCAGTATCTCGCCGCGTTACATCAGGCTTTCCCTGGCGTCGTGCTGGAGGAGTCCTGGCAAACCAAAGACCAGATCACCGTCACCGTTAAGGTGAACTATTTGCCGGAAGTGGTGGAGTTTCTCTATTACCAGCAGGGCGGTTGGCTCTCTGTGCTGTTCGGCAACGACGAGCGCCAGCTGTGTGGCAACTATGCGGTGTACTACGTGATGTCGATGGAGCAGTTCGAGAAGTGCTGGCTCACCGTACGCGTTGAAGTGGACCCAAACAAACCGGAGTATCCGTCCGTCACGCCGCGCGTGCCCGCCGCCGTATGGGGCGAACGTGAAGTGCGCGACATGTACGGGCTGGTGCCTGTAGGCCTGCCGGATGAACGTCGCCTGGTGCTGCCGGACGACTGGCCGGACGAACTCTATCCGCTGCGCAAGGACAGCATGGACTACCGCCAGCGTCCGGCCCCGACCACCGACAGCGAAACCTACGAGTTCATCAACGAGCTGGGCAGTAAAAAGAACAACGTGGTGCCGATTGGTCCGCTGCACGTGACTTCCGATGAACCAGGCCACTTCCGCCTGTTTGTCGACGGCGAGAACATTATCGACGCCGACTACCGCCTGTTCTACGTCCACCGCGGCATGGAGAAGCTGGCGGAGACCCGCATGGGCTACAACGAAGTCACGTTCCTCTCTGACCGCGTGTGCGGCATCTGCGGCTTTGCCCACAGCACCGCCTACACCACCTCGGTGGAGAATGGCATGGGAATTGTGGTGCCAGAGCGCGCGCAGATGATCCGCGCCATCCTGCTGGAGGTGGAGCGCCTGCACTCGCATCTGCTGAACCTCGGCCTGGCCTGCCACTTCGTCGGTTTTGACTCCGGGTTTATGCAGTTCTTCCGCGTGCGTGAAGCGTCGATGAAGATGGCGGAGATCCTCACTGGCGCACGTAAAACCTACGGTCTGAACCTGATCGGCGGGATCCGCCGTGACCTGCTGAAAGACGACATGATCCAGACCCGCCAGCTGGCGCAGCAGATGCGTCGCGACGTGCAGGAGCTGGTGGATATGCTGCTCAGCACGCCAAACATCGAGCAGCGTACCGTCGGGATTGGTCGTCTTGACCCTGAAATCGCCCGTGATTTCAGCAACGTGGGTCCGATGGTGCGCGCCAGCGGCCACGCCCGCGACACCCGTGCCGATCACCCGTTCGTCGGTTATGGCCTGCTGCCGATGACCGTGCACAGCGAGCAGGGCTGCGACGTTATCTCTCGCCTCAAAGTGCGCATCAATGAGGTGTTCACCGCCCTGAACATGATCGACTTCGGTCTGGATAACCTGCCGGGCGGCCCGCTGATGGTTGAAGGTTTCACCTACATTCCAAACCGCTTCGCGCTGGGATTCGCCGAAGCGCCACGTGGAGATGACATCCACTGGAGCATGACCGGCGACAACCAGAAGCTCTACCGCTGGCGCTGCCGTGCGGCAACCTACGCCAACTGGCCAACCCTGCGCTATATGCTGCGTGGAAACACGGTTTCCGACGCGCCGCTGATCATCGGCAGCCTTGATCCGTGCTACTCCTGTACCGACCGCATGACGGTGGTGGATGTGCGCAAGAAGAAAAGCCAGGTGGTGCCATATAAAGAGCTTGAGCGCTACAGCATTGAGCGTAAGAACTCGCCGCTGAAATAA
- the hypA gene encoding hydrogenase maturation nickel metallochaperone HypA translates to MHEITLCQRALELIEQQAVQNHAKRVTGVWLKVGAFSCVETSALTFCFELVCRGTLAEGCELHIEEQQAECWCEQCQQYVTLLSSKVQRCPQCQSAGLRIVADDGMQIQRLEIEKE, encoded by the coding sequence ATGCACGAAATCACCCTCTGCCAGCGGGCTCTGGAACTTATCGAACAGCAGGCAGTGCAAAACCACGCGAAACGCGTCACCGGTGTCTGGCTGAAAGTCGGGGCATTTTCCTGTGTCGAGACCAGCGCCCTGACCTTCTGTTTTGAGCTGGTATGCCGCGGCACGCTGGCGGAAGGCTGCGAACTCCATATTGAAGAGCAGCAGGCAGAGTGCTGGTGTGAACAGTGTCAGCAGTACGTCACCCTGCTTTCATCGAAGGTTCAGCGCTGTCCGCAATGCCAGAGTGCCGGGCTGCGCATCGTGGCGGATGACGGCATGCAGATCCAACGACTCGAAATCGAGAAGGAGTAA
- a CDS encoding respiratory chain complex I subunit 1 family protein produces MSLLLALLQALVLFAIAPLLSGVSRVARARMHNRRGPGVLQEYRDLFKLLTRQSVAPDAAGWVFRLTPFVMVGVMLTIATALPVVTVGSPLPVLGDLITLIYLFAIARFFFAIAGLDTGSPFTGLGASREAMLGVLVEPILLLGLWVAAQVADSTHISFITNTVYHWPLARSIPLVLALCACAFATFIEMGKLPFDLAEAEQELQEGPLTEYSGYGFAVLKWGISLKQLVVLQMFVGVFFPWGQMTHFSVSGLVLAVVVAALKLLVGVLVIALFENSMARLRFVATSRITWAGFGFAFLAFVSLLVA; encoded by the coding sequence ATGAGTTTGTTACTGGCACTACTTCAGGCGCTGGTGTTATTCGCCATTGCGCCGCTGCTTTCCGGGGTGAGCCGCGTGGCGCGCGCCCGGATGCATAACCGTCGCGGGCCTGGCGTGCTGCAGGAGTACCGCGATCTCTTCAAATTGCTCACTCGCCAGAGCGTGGCCCCGGATGCTGCAGGCTGGGTTTTCCGCCTGACACCGTTTGTGATGGTGGGCGTGATGCTCACCATCGCCACCGCGCTGCCGGTGGTGACGGTGGGTTCACCGTTGCCGGTACTGGGTGATTTGATCACGCTTATCTATCTCTTCGCCATCGCCCGTTTCTTCTTTGCGATTGCGGGCCTGGACACGGGGAGTCCGTTTACCGGTCTTGGCGCCAGCCGTGAGGCGATGCTCGGCGTGCTCGTCGAGCCGATCCTGCTGCTGGGGCTCTGGGTGGCGGCGCAGGTTGCAGACTCTACCCACATCAGTTTTATCACTAACACCGTTTATCACTGGCCGTTGGCCCGTTCCATTCCGCTGGTTCTGGCGCTGTGTGCCTGCGCGTTTGCCACCTTTATTGAGATGGGCAAACTGCCATTTGACCTCGCGGAAGCGGAGCAGGAGCTGCAGGAAGGGCCGCTGACGGAGTACAGCGGCTATGGCTTTGCGGTACTGAAGTGGGGCATCAGCCTCAAACAGCTGGTGGTGCTGCAGATGTTTGTCGGTGTCTTCTTCCCGTGGGGGCAGATGACGCATTTCTCGGTGAGTGGTCTGGTGCTGGCCGTGGTCGTTGCGGCGCTCAAACTTCTGGTCGGCGTGTTGGTGATTGCCCTGTTTGAAAACAGCATGGCGCGTCTGCGCTTTGTCGCGACATCGCGCATCACCTGGGCCGGTTTTGGTTTCGCATTTTTAGCGTTCGTCTCCTTGCTGGTGGCGTGA
- the hypB gene encoding hydrogenase nickel incorporation protein HypB — protein sequence MCSTCGCGEGNLYIEGDEHRPHSAFRSAPFSPAPRPASALTGIIFTPQQSDAGDLHYGHGEAGTHAPGISQRQMLEVEINVLDKNNQIAARNRARFATRKQLVLNLVSSPGSGKTTLLTETLKRLNERVSCAVIEGDQQTVNDAARIRETGTPAIQVNTGKGCHLDAQMIADATPRLPLADNGILFIENVGNLVCPASFDLGERHKVAVLSVTEGEDKPLKYPHMFAAASIMLLNKVDLLPYLNFDVDKCLAYAREVNPDINILLVSATRGDGMESWLNWLESERCA from the coding sequence ATGTGTAGCACCTGCGGTTGCGGCGAAGGCAACCTGTATATTGAAGGGGATGAACATCGTCCTCACTCCGCGTTTCGCTCCGCGCCCTTTTCACCCGCCCCACGCCCTGCATCGGCATTAACCGGTATCATTTTCACTCCTCAACAATCTGACGCGGGTGATCTGCATTACGGCCACGGCGAAGCGGGGACGCATGCGCCGGGCATCAGCCAGCGCCAGATGCTGGAAGTCGAAATTAACGTGCTGGACAAAAATAACCAGATCGCCGCCCGCAACCGCGCACGCTTTGCTACCCGCAAACAGCTGGTGCTGAATCTGGTCTCCAGCCCCGGGTCCGGCAAAACCACGCTGTTGACTGAGACCCTCAAACGCCTGAACGAGCGTGTCTCCTGTGCGGTAATCGAAGGCGATCAGCAGACGGTTAACGACGCCGCCCGTATTCGCGAAACCGGCACGCCTGCCATTCAGGTCAATACAGGCAAAGGCTGCCACCTGGATGCGCAGATGATTGCCGACGCTACCCCGCGTCTGCCACTGGCAGATAACGGCATCCTGTTTATTGAAAACGTCGGCAACCTGGTTTGCCCGGCGAGCTTTGACCTCGGTGAACGGCATAAAGTGGCCGTGCTTTCGGTGACCGAAGGCGAAGACAAGCCGCTGAAATACCCGCATATGTTTGCCGCCGCGTCCATCATGCTGCTGAACAAGGTTGACCTGCTGCCATACCTGAATTTTGACGTGGATAAGTGCCTGGCGTATGCCCGTGAAGTCAACCCGGACATTAACATCCTGCTGGTGTCCGCCACGCGCGGCGACGGTATGGAAAGCTGGTTGAACTGGCTGGAGAGCGAACGATGTGCATAG